ATTTATAAATTAGCGTTAAGTACTTCAGCAATTCAATCTGTCTTGGCTGCTTTTGGTTTACTTGCTATCAATATTCTAACGGTTTCTTTTTGGCGATGACATTATGATGCATTTACATATATTAGGATTAAGCGGAACATTTATGAGCGCACTCGCATTACTTGCTCGTGATGCTGGATATAAGGTTACTGGAAGTGACGCGAATTGTTATCCACCTATTAGTGACTTATTGAGAGCGAAAGGAATATCCTGGACAGAGGGATATGAGGATGCAACTTTAGCTCTACAAGCCGATTTGGTTATTATTGGTAACGCAATTAAAAGAGGCATGCCTGTATTAGAGGCGGTACTGGAATCAGGTAAAAAAAATTATGTATCAGGGCCTCAATGGCTTGCTGAACATATATTGTCCAAATACAAGGTGATTGCGGTGGCAGGTACTCATGGCAAGACCACCACAACTTCTATGATTGCATGGATTTTAGATCAAGCTGGCCTAAATCCTGGTTTTTTAATTGGCGGTGTAGCAACAGATTTCAATACCAGTTCTTTCCTTGGAAAAGGAGAGTGGTTTGTTATTGAGGCAGATGAATACGACAGTGCATTTTTTGATAAACGTCCTAAGTTTATGCACTATTGTCCGCAAATTGCTGTGTTGAATAATTTAGAATTTGATCATGCTGATATATACGCCGATTTAGCAGCTATTCAACAACAATTTCATTATTTATTACGCACTATACCTCATAGTGGGGTGGCAATTAAACCACGAGATGATAAGGCTTTAAATGAAGTTTTATCTTGGGGAGAATACTGTCAAATACAAGAGACTACTTTATCAGGTGATGCTCAATGGTCAGCTGAGTTGCTTGATGAAAGTGGTTCGTCTTTTAAGGTAATGTATTTAGGCAAAGAGGTAGCTCAAGTTCACTGGTCTTTAATAGGACGTTTTAATATAGAAAATGCTTTAGCGGCTATTGCTGCTAGTTTTAATGCGGGAGTTAATCCTGAAGTTGCAGCGAAAGCCTTAGAACATTTTACTCCTGTGAAACGACGTTTGGAAGTTAAGTCCGATAAGCATGGAATTACTGTATATGATGACTTTGCTCATCATCCCACTGCAATTACAAAAACAGTAGATGCGTTAAGAAGAAGTAAAAGACATCAACGTATTTTTGCAGTAATGGAGTTTGCTTCTTATACCATGCGTACAGGAGTTCATGCTGGAGAAATGGCCCATGCTCTTGCGCCAGTAGATGGTGCTTACATATTGGATCCTAAAGATTTTAATTTACAAGAGACTCTGTCTCAATGGACATGCCCTTATAAAGTCTGTAATAACCATGATGAAATTGTTGCCGAAGTGACAAAGAATGTAAGAGAGGGGGATGCCGTTTTAGTAATGAGTAATAGAGGGTTTAATGGAATTCATCAGCAATTAATCCATTCAATTGATAAACGCTTTGCTTGATTGTCGTTGAGACATTTTACCTCATTTCTTCCTTAGCCTGATGGCTATGAGCCCTCGGCTCAGCCTATTTATTCTACGGAGCATGGGGCAAATGAAAATTATCAACAGCTGAAAGTAAAGAATCTTAGCGCATCTAATAACAACGTCGTTAGGAAAACAATAGTTATATCGAAAACACACTGAAACTTCTTCTTCCTTAAAATAACGTCAGTTTTGGATAAGAAAGTCACCTACCTCGAAACCGTTCGTGTTGAGGGGGTAATCCCGTCTCGAAGCATCCATCAAGATAATAATCTTGTGCTTATGCTTCGATGTGGCGCAAAAAAGCGCCTCCTCAGCACGAGAGGACTGGGGAGATGCCAGACACTAACTTCCCTTTCTGCGCTCCGTGTCTCCTCGCACCACAGCAAGTTTGGAAAGAGGTCTAAGTTTTTTTCAAAACAAAATGCTTTAGAACAGCATAGGTTCTAAATTTGTTAAACAATAAATAATATTTTCAACTCTGATCTTTTTAGCTCTTATCTCTCCGTAACGGAATTGTTTGATTTTAAGCCATAAAATATTTCATTTGATCTATTGTGGTTATTTTAATACAATTGGTTCTTTTTAAGAAACACTTGTTCATTGGATGTAACTATGCAATTAAAATCAGAATCAAAATCAGGTCAATTATCAAAAACTGTAGAATTAGCGATTGAAACAGTCAATAAAAGACACTACCTTGGGGCTTCGAATCATGGAACTAATCCCACTGGCGGCTTGAATGGCTATTACCGTAATATAGCGATGCGGGTGTATAACACC
This Legionella fallonii LLAP-10 DNA region includes the following protein-coding sequences:
- the mpl gene encoding UDP-N-acetylmuramate:L-alanyl-gamma-D-glutamyl-meso-diaminopimelate ligase — translated: MMMHLHILGLSGTFMSALALLARDAGYKVTGSDANCYPPISDLLRAKGISWTEGYEDATLALQADLVIIGNAIKRGMPVLEAVLESGKKNYVSGPQWLAEHILSKYKVIAVAGTHGKTTTTSMIAWILDQAGLNPGFLIGGVATDFNTSSFLGKGEWFVIEADEYDSAFFDKRPKFMHYCPQIAVLNNLEFDHADIYADLAAIQQQFHYLLRTIPHSGVAIKPRDDKALNEVLSWGEYCQIQETTLSGDAQWSAELLDESGSSFKVMYLGKEVAQVHWSLIGRFNIENALAAIAASFNAGVNPEVAAKALEHFTPVKRRLEVKSDKHGITVYDDFAHHPTAITKTVDALRRSKRHQRIFAVMEFASYTMRTGVHAGEMAHALAPVDGAYILDPKDFNLQETLSQWTCPYKVCNNHDEIVAEVTKNVREGDAVLVMSNRGFNGIHQQLIHSIDKRFA